From a single Streptomyces misionensis genomic region:
- a CDS encoding ABC transporter substrate-binding protein: MHLAPRTVRRAAAAVTLALLTTAVGCAPQPEVQPSAARTGSAGAVCAKGKAATRTPGKLTIATDQPAYEPWFEHDDPASGKGFESAVAYAVAKRLGYGKDAVVWQRVPFNKAFAPGVKTFDFDINQVSISAERKKAVDFSSGYYDVRQAVIALKGGKAAEATGIADLRGLRLGAQVGSTSLDYITDVVKPDRQPAVYAKNDQAKSALRNGQVDAVVTDLPTAFYITSAEVTNAKIVGQFENRGGAPEQFGLVLDKGSALTPCVSRAVDALREDGTLARLDQRWLSDAVGAPVLK, encoded by the coding sequence ATGCATCTCGCCCCTCGCACAGTGCGCCGCGCGGCAGCGGCCGTCACCCTCGCCCTGCTCACCACCGCCGTCGGCTGTGCCCCGCAGCCCGAGGTGCAGCCGTCGGCCGCCAGGACCGGTTCGGCCGGCGCCGTCTGCGCCAAGGGCAAGGCGGCCACCAGGACGCCCGGGAAGCTGACCATCGCGACGGACCAACCCGCCTACGAGCCCTGGTTCGAGCACGACGATCCCGCGAGCGGCAAGGGCTTCGAATCGGCGGTCGCGTACGCCGTGGCGAAGCGACTCGGCTACGGCAAGGACGCCGTGGTCTGGCAGCGGGTGCCCTTCAACAAGGCGTTCGCGCCCGGCGTGAAGACCTTCGACTTCGACATCAACCAGGTCTCCATCAGCGCCGAGCGCAAGAAGGCCGTCGACTTCTCCTCCGGTTACTACGACGTGCGCCAGGCCGTCATCGCGCTCAAGGGCGGCAAGGCCGCCGAGGCGACCGGCATCGCGGACCTGCGCGGCCTGCGCCTGGGCGCCCAGGTGGGCAGCACGAGCCTCGACTACATCACCGACGTGGTGAAGCCCGACCGGCAGCCCGCCGTCTACGCCAAGAACGACCAGGCCAAGTCGGCGCTGCGCAACGGCCAGGTCGACGCCGTCGTCACCGACCTGCCGACCGCCTTCTACATCACGTCGGCCGAGGTGACGAACGCGAAGATCGTCGGCCAGTTCGAGAACCGGGGCGGCGCTCCCGAGCAGTTCGGGCTGGTGCTCGACAAGGGCAGCGCGCTGACCCCCTGTGTGAGCCGTGCCGTCGACGCGCTGCGCGAGGACGGCACGCTGGCGCGGCTCGACCAGCGGTGGCTGTCCGACGCCGTCGGCGCCCCGGTGCTCAAGTGA